AGAAAAACGAATAAGAGAGTGGTAACAATTGAAGGGGAAGTTATAGAAAAAGATGGCCGTATAACAGGGGGAGGTCTCGAgagaaatttaaaaaagttCAAACAAAGCAAAAAAAGTAACATTATACTTTAGTTATCATTTTAACTAGTGAAATGTCATATTTATcaactaataattaaattaggCTCTAGTTCAGATAAGAGTGAAGACATTAACACCATATACAATAAGATGGAGTCATACGAGAGGGAATTAAAGGATCTTAAAGAGAGGCAGTCAGGGCTCTCAATAGAGAAGGACAAGAACGACCTTCATCTAAGAGAATTAAACTTCACACTAGACGCTACAAAAAGAAAGATTAACTCAGATGAGAGTTACTTGAAGGATTTAGAAGCTTCTCTTTCGTCACTCAAGAGTAGTATTCAGAACCAGGATAGTCAAAATCAGATAAAAGAGCTCAGGAAAAAGCTACAAGAAACACAGAATAGAAAAGACTCAACCCATGAGGAACTAGTAAAAAAGAAGACTGAAGTGGATAAGTGCCTGAAGGAGTTAGAAAATGTAGGAGGAGGTTCACTTGCGGCTTCCAAGGCAAAAGTTGCAGTCTGCGAATCAAACTTGTCAAAACTCAGAAAACAAATTGAAGATTATAGAGAACAATATGCGATTTTGGCCGGGGAGTCTCAAAAGTATTCAAGGGATTTAACGAGGCTTGATTCTGATATTCAACAGCACAAAACCAGAGAAAAAAACCTCGAAACCCAACTTGACCAGCTTGAGGAAGAAGCTTCCAAGATCAATGAATGCCTGATTGAAGTAAACAATAAGCTAAATGACCTAAAGTCTAGTCACAACGAGCTTACTGAGTCTATGAAGCAAATGACCAACCAGATTAAAGAGCACGATATGCTAGTGATTGATCTGAAGCATAAGCAGGAGAAGTGTGAAAAGTCCCTATCCTTGTTGAAGAACACACAAAAGCAGAAGAATGACAAGATGAGTGAGTCTAAAAAACTCTTTTATAACTCACTAAAATCTTTAAAAACCAGCACCAAATCCACTGAATTGTATATTAGCACAATGAAATTGGACACTTTGTCCATACACAGTAATAGGGGGTCGAAAACGGGAGATGATCTAGTTCCCACAGactcaaatttaaaccaagaaaatgatttaaataaccACATCTCACCAGAATATGCAAATTTAAACCATTCTGAATCCTCAAATCTGAATGAATCTACTGAGTTAAATGGTACAACTGAATTAAATGGGCTAAATGAACTAAATGGCACTACTGAGCTAAACTTAGTAAATAGTGCAAACGAATTAAATAGTACAGCTGAATTAAACGGATCAAATAATTCAACTGACCTATATCAACTAAATAATTCAGACTATTTAAATGGAGTAAATGGAATTAATGGCACTTCTGAAGGTAAGGATTTGGTGAAGAAAGAGAAGGTGGATGATATAGACGACTTAGTTGAAGATGTTAGCGGGCTTAATAAAAAGATACAATCATTGAAAGCCCAACTAAACACAGTGCCTAATTTATCAGTAATCGACTCGTTTGTTGAAAAGGTGAAGGAGTTTTCAAATAGGAAAAAAAATCTGCTGGACCTCCAGAACCAGAGAGATGAAGCTAAGCTGTTGCATGAAAACTTGTCCTTTAAAAGAAAGTCTGAGTTCCTGTTCAACTTTGAAATCATAGCAAATAAGTTAAAGGAAATATACCAGGTATtataacataaatattaGCTTATTTACGCAAAACTATCcactatttatacattaacCTAAAAAGTGTTTTTACTTTACCctaaatcaataaatatttaatgaattataTTAGATGATTACACTCGGAGGCGATGCGGAATTGGAGCTGGTGGATGCTACAGAACCATTTACAGAAGGAGTGCTGTTCTCAGTAAGACCAGTAAAGAAAAGTTGgaaacaaatttataatttatcaggttagttttatatatatcTTAGGTCACCCAGTGTTCTCTCTATATTCATCTTACATTTTAACAGGAGGTGAGAAAACCCTAAGTTCACTGGCTCTGGTGTTTGCGCTTCATCACTACAAACCGAACCCGGTGTATTTTATGGATGAGATAGATGCAGCTCTGGACTTCAGAAACGTCTCAATCATAGCACAGAGCATTAAGGAGAGGACGAAAGACGCCCAGTTCATCATCATCTCGCTTAGAAACCAAATGtttgaaatgtgtaacaaaATGGTGGGAATTTACAAGACCTTCGACGTTACCAAGTCCATAGCGATTAACCCACAGGCACTAAATAATCAGTATTCTGAAGAAAACCCACAACcataaattttcattttgacgttttaat
Above is a window of Theileria parva strain Muguga chromosome 2, complete sequence, whole genome shotgun sequence DNA encoding:
- the smc4 gene encoding RecF/RecN/SMC N terminal domain protein translates to MDESPSHTSQTKSSPHPKKFKEHVRTIGAEFRDTEGPIRRLIIHKVVLNNFKSYGGVTTIGPFHKRFTSIVGPNGSGKSNVIDAMLFVFGFRAKQIRFDKLSELIHNSKYYLNKNNGKPLQSMKVSIHFIEILDYDPDIDDYEVIEGSEMVISREVFSDNTSKYRLNGTVCTQKQISNALKSFGMDLYNNRFLILQGEVEQISQMKPKATKPDEEGLLEYLEDIIGTNQYLEQINQALEKYEELQEQYQIYFNRTMVTQNEIQDMLPGKEEAEEYLSKENLYHKYNYLLTKHELMDVQTDMDAVTDELNTIKGELKSHNEGISTVVEQKNEITKNLKKLEVEINKFSAKHREYGEEFKKLCNKDEDLRMQLLHEVKKVEEKTKLIKTLTAKIPELEKQSKNKLEESDELKKKIPNLEQELEKAEKEFDEIRKSLASESEKLMQNLQFHEKNLAPVQEKYDEVKNELGSIETNLQLIEKTLGEEENRKLTLETDLNSTKITIQANKDNLKSISDKINDCGQKTQRLMKELATLENKISETNSNLIHTKVSYESKRNEAGQNKFHNSIHDFVKKLSKTDRGIYGQFGDLVTVEDKFEKSFLAICGAFLEYFVVETPEVATKIFTQLRQNNLGKVSCIALSVISSHSNADSGQQCGKYGFLNKYVFPNSKDENYEKIVKVINYYTRDVLVVENLDEADEVSRKTNKRVVTIEGEVIEKDGRITGGGLERNLKKFKQSKKSSSSDKSEDINTIYNKMESYERELKDLKERQSGLSIEKDKNDLHLRELNFTLDATKRKINSDESYLKDLEASLSSLKSSIQNQDSQNQIKELRKKLQETQNRKDSTHEELVKKKTEVDKCLKELENVGGGSLAASKAKVAVCESNLSKLRKQIEDYREQYAILAGESQKYSRDLTRLDSDIQQHKTREKNLETQLDQLEEEASKINECLIEVNNKLNDLKSSHNELTESMKQMTNQIKEHDMLVIDLKHKQEKCEKSLSLLKNTQKQKNDKMSESKKLFYNSLKSLKTSTKSTELYISTMKLDTLSIHSNRGSKTGDDLVPTDSNLNQENDLNNHISPEYANLNHSESSNLNESTELNGTTELNGLNELNGTTELNLVNSANELNSTAELNGSNNSTDLYQLNNSDYLNGVNGINGTSEGKDLVKKEKVDDIDDLVEDVSGLNKKIQSLKAQLNTVPNLSVIDSFVEKVKEFSNRKKNLLDLQNQRDEAKLLHENLSFKRKSEFLFNFEIIANKLKEIYQMITLGGDAELELVDATEPFTEGVLFSVRPVKKSWKQIYNLSGGEKTLSSLALVFALHHYKPNPVYFMDEIDAALDFRNVSIIAQSIKERTKDAQFIIISLRNQMFEMCNKMVGIYKTFDVTKSIAINPQALNNQYSEENPQP